One part of the Marinobacterium rhizophilum genome encodes these proteins:
- the ubiB gene encoding ubiquinone biosynthesis regulatory protein kinase UbiB, which yields MRRLLRIAKIARVLARYRLDTFFEQIALPWYMRLCLRLLPWRYFIAVEQPQGERLRLALEALGPVFIKFGQMLSTRRDLLPDDIALELQRLQDRVPPFPGEEARLIVEKALGKSVAELFAMFAPEPLASASVAQVHVARLHSGHDVVVKVVRPGIERTIRKDVDLLYAFAQLLQWAWPEGRRLRPVEVVREYEQTIFDELDLRKEAANGSQLRRNFEQSEILYIPEIFWDLTRRNVLVMERIQGIPVADVEQLRAQNTDMKALAERGVEIFFTQVFRDSFFHADMHPGNIFVSRENPAQPQYLAVDFGIVGSLTPEDQNYLARNFLAFFKRDYRQVAQLHIDSGWVPPDTNLYAFETAIRSVCEPIFEKPLKDISFGQVLLGLFQTARRFNMEVQPQLVLLQKTLLNVEGLGRQLYPELDLWKTGKPYLENWMKNRVGPKALLRTVKEQAPEWLDKLPHMPQLVFDALQQVKRLDAHQRAQQQVLLQAREVAARRRRRARAGGVLLLVLAVVLGAGDPESWLQQLSAPGWLFAAGGVYLLLMH from the coding sequence GTGCGACGACTTCTGCGCATAGCCAAGATTGCTCGAGTGTTGGCCCGTTATCGGCTGGATACCTTTTTTGAACAGATCGCCTTGCCCTGGTATATGCGACTGTGCCTGCGCCTGTTGCCCTGGCGATACTTCATTGCGGTGGAGCAGCCGCAGGGTGAGCGCCTGCGGCTGGCACTCGAGGCGCTGGGTCCGGTCTTTATCAAGTTTGGCCAGATGCTCTCCACAAGGCGCGACCTGCTGCCGGACGATATCGCGCTGGAGTTGCAGCGACTGCAGGACCGGGTGCCCCCCTTTCCCGGTGAAGAGGCCCGCCTGATCGTGGAAAAGGCGCTGGGCAAGAGTGTGGCAGAGCTGTTTGCCATGTTTGCGCCAGAGCCACTGGCGTCTGCGTCCGTGGCGCAGGTGCATGTCGCCCGTCTGCACAGCGGCCACGATGTGGTGGTGAAGGTGGTTCGTCCGGGCATCGAACGCACGATCCGCAAGGATGTCGATCTGTTGTACGCCTTCGCCCAGCTGCTGCAATGGGCCTGGCCGGAAGGGCGCCGACTGCGCCCGGTTGAGGTGGTGCGTGAGTATGAACAGACCATCTTTGATGAGCTGGACCTGCGCAAGGAGGCGGCCAATGGCTCGCAGTTGCGGCGCAATTTCGAACAGTCCGAGATACTCTATATCCCGGAAATCTTCTGGGACCTGACGCGACGCAATGTCCTGGTGATGGAGCGGATTCAGGGCATTCCGGTGGCGGACGTCGAGCAGTTGCGGGCCCAGAATACGGACATGAAGGCGCTGGCCGAACGTGGCGTCGAAATCTTCTTTACCCAGGTGTTCCGCGACAGCTTTTTCCATGCCGACATGCATCCTGGCAATATCTTTGTATCCCGGGAGAACCCTGCGCAGCCACAGTACCTGGCGGTCGACTTCGGTATTGTCGGTTCGCTCACGCCGGAGGATCAGAACTACCTGGCCCGCAATTTCCTGGCATTTTTCAAACGCGATTACCGCCAGGTGGCACAGCTGCATATCGATTCCGGCTGGGTGCCGCCGGATACCAATCTGTATGCCTTTGAAACAGCTATCCGCAGCGTCTGTGAACCTATTTTCGAGAAGCCGCTCAAGGATATCTCCTTTGGCCAGGTGCTGCTTGGTCTGTTCCAGACGGCGCGCCGCTTTAACATGGAGGTGCAGCCCCAGCTGGTGTTGTTGCAGAAAACCCTGCTCAACGTCGAGGGTCTCGGCAGGCAGCTGTACCCGGAACTGGATCTGTGGAAGACCGGTAAGCCGTACCTCGAAAACTGGATGAAAAACCGGGTCGGGCCCAAGGCACTGCTGCGTACCGTGAAGGAACAGGCGCCGGAGTGGCTCGACAAGCTGCCGCACATGCCGCAGCTGGTGTTTGACGCACTGCAGCAGGTCAAGCGCCTGGATGCCCATCAGCGGGCCCAGCAGCAGGTCCTGCTGCAGGCTCGGGAGGTAGCCGCGAGGCGCCGGCGGCGCGCGCGGGCCGGCGGTGTACTGCTGCTGGTGCTGGCGGTCGTGCTGGGAGCAGGCGATCCCGAGTCCTGGTTGCAGCAGCTTTCTGCCCCGGGCTGGCTGTTCGCCGCTGGCGGCGTCTATCTGCTACTAATGCACTAG
- the hisI gene encoding phosphoribosyl-AMP cyclohydrolase: MSELWLDQVKWNNDGLVPAIAQDHESGHILMVAWMNREALQLTVQEQRGIYWSRSRQKLWRKGEESGHVQQLHEVRLDCDGDVILLKVEQLGGIACHTGRESCFYSVLDGGHWNPVDPVLKEPGAIYQKPESANNE; encoded by the coding sequence ATGTCAGAACTCTGGCTCGATCAGGTGAAATGGAACAACGATGGCCTGGTTCCCGCCATCGCTCAGGACCACGAGAGCGGCCATATCTTGATGGTGGCCTGGATGAATCGCGAAGCGCTGCAGCTGACGGTGCAGGAGCAACGCGGCATTTACTGGTCCCGCTCGCGACAGAAACTGTGGCGCAAGGGCGAAGAGTCCGGCCATGTCCAGCAGTTGCATGAGGTTCGCCTCGACTGCGATGGGGATGTCATTCTGCTCAAGGTTGAACAGCTCGGCGGTATTGCCTGTCATACGGGACGTGAGAGCTGTTTTTACAGCGTGCTGGACGGCGGTCACTGGAATCCGGTCGATCCGGTGCTCAAGGAGCCCGGCGCCATCTATCAGAAACCCGAGAGTGCGAACAATGAATGA
- a CDS encoding phosphoribosyl-ATP diphosphatase, whose translation MNDVLQQLGVLLEERKSAAPDSSYVASLHAKGLNKILEKVGEEATETLLAAKDASISGDNSDLVYETADLWFHSLVMLSHLGESPQAVLDELARRFGLSGLEEKAARSKD comes from the coding sequence ATGAATGATGTTTTGCAACAACTCGGTGTTTTACTGGAAGAGCGCAAGTCCGCTGCGCCCGATAGCTCCTATGTGGCGAGCCTGCATGCCAAGGGTCTGAACAAGATCCTCGAGAAGGTTGGCGAAGAGGCGACGGAAACTCTGCTGGCCGCCAAGGATGCCAGCATCAGTGGTGATAACAGCGACCTGGTTTACGAGACGGCGGATCTGTGGTTTCACAGCCTTGTCATGCTGTCCCACCTGGGGGAGTCGCCCCAGGCGGTGCTGGATGAGCTGGCGCGTCGTTTCGGGCTTTCGGGCCTTGAAGAAAAAGCCGCCCGCAGCAAGGACTAG
- a CDS encoding histidine triad nucleotide-binding protein, whose amino-acid sequence MPACIFCRIARHEAPADVLYEDEQIMAFRDRAPKAPVHLLVIPRKHICNLADLQPHDESLIAHIMMKLPQIARLSGLDNGFRTVTNTGRGGRQEVYHLHFHILGGGKLPVM is encoded by the coding sequence GTGCCGGCTTGCATTTTCTGCCGTATTGCCCGGCATGAAGCCCCGGCCGATGTATTGTATGAAGATGAACAGATCATGGCGTTCCGGGACAGGGCACCCAAGGCGCCGGTGCATCTGCTGGTGATACCCAGGAAGCATATATGCAACCTGGCCGACCTGCAGCCTCACGATGAAAGCTTGATCGCCCACATAATGATGAAATTACCGCAGATAGCGCGGTTGAGTGGCCTTGATAACGGCTTTCGCACGGTGACCAATACGGGTCGGGGCGGGCGCCAGGAGGTCTACCACCTGCATTTTCATATTCTTGGTGGCGGCAAATTGCCTGTCATGTGA
- the tatA gene encoding twin-arginine translocase TatA/TatE family subunit: protein MGFGGISVWQLLIVLAILLLLFGTKKLRNIGGDLGGALKGFKKAMSDDSDDTKDAKTLDKKDDAQFSEQVDTAKKETVKDDKKTDQ from the coding sequence ATGGGTTTTGGTGGTATTAGTGTTTGGCAGTTGCTCATCGTGCTTGCGATCCTGCTGCTGCTCTTTGGTACCAAGAAGCTGCGCAACATTGGCGGTGATCTTGGCGGTGCCCTGAAGGGCTTCAAAAAGGCGATGTCGGATGACAGCGACGATACCAAGGATGCAAAGACGCTGGACAAGAAAGACGACGCTCAGTTTTCCGAGCAGGTTGATACGGCGAAGAAAGAAACTGTCAAAGACGACAAAAAGACTGATCAATAA
- the tatB gene encoding Sec-independent protein translocase protein TatB, whose amino-acid sequence MFDIGFAELLIVAVVALLVLGPEKLPTAVRTLGLWVGKFRRTVSGIQSEISEELRLDELRRNASIEKDRLEEELSEMKTPYKSAQAPASSAAPFGENAATREGSAVADTDGKVSRDRAES is encoded by the coding sequence ATGTTCGATATAGGCTTTGCTGAGCTACTTATAGTGGCCGTGGTTGCGTTGCTGGTGCTGGGCCCTGAAAAGCTCCCGACGGCGGTGCGCACCCTCGGTTTGTGGGTGGGCAAATTCCGCCGTACCGTGAGCGGTATACAGTCGGAGATTTCGGAGGAACTGCGGCTGGATGAGCTGCGCCGCAATGCGTCCATCGAGAAAGACCGGCTTGAGGAAGAACTCTCCGAAATGAAAACTCCCTACAAGTCTGCCCAGGCACCTGCGAGCAGTGCCGCGCCTTTTGGCGAAAATGCGGCAACCCGTGAGGGCAGCGCTGTTGCCGACACGGATGGCAAAGTGTCGCGCGACCGGGCGGAGTCCTGA
- the tatC gene encoding twin-arginine translocase subunit TatC, translating to MSKLNDPVSEQAEEQPLISHLVELRQRLIWALLIVMLVFLSLFYFANDLYAYLSEPLTALLPPGTSMIATDVTSPFFAPFKLTLVLSIFAAMPFILHQIWGFIAPGLYSHERRIAIPLLVSSIALFYSGIAFAYYVVFPLIFGFFTSVGPENVAVMTDISSYLNFVLKLFFAFGIVFEIPIATLLIIWSGVSTVESLTSKRAYVVVGCFVVGMLLTPPDVISQSLLALPMWLLFELGILLGRVVVRKPAENEDEAEEPEH from the coding sequence ATGAGCAAGCTGAACGATCCGGTATCTGAGCAGGCAGAAGAGCAGCCGCTGATTTCTCACCTGGTGGAGCTGCGTCAGCGACTCATCTGGGCCTTGCTGATCGTCATGCTGGTGTTTCTGAGTCTTTTTTATTTCGCCAACGACCTCTACGCCTATCTGTCCGAACCGCTCACCGCGCTGTTGCCGCCAGGCACCAGCATGATTGCCACGGATGTAACCTCGCCGTTCTTTGCCCCCTTCAAGCTGACGCTGGTGCTGTCGATATTTGCGGCCATGCCCTTTATCCTGCATCAGATCTGGGGCTTTATCGCGCCAGGCCTGTACAGTCATGAGCGGCGTATCGCGATTCCTCTGCTGGTCTCCAGCATCGCGCTCTTTTATAGCGGTATCGCCTTTGCCTACTATGTGGTGTTTCCGCTGATCTTTGGTTTCTTCACCAGCGTTGGCCCCGAGAACGTCGCTGTGATGACGGATATCAGCAGCTATCTCAATTTCGTGCTCAAGCTCTTTTTCGCCTTTGGTATCGTGTTTGAGATTCCCATCGCAACCTTGCTGATTATCTGGAGTGGTGTGTCCACGGTGGAGAGTCTGACAAGCAAGCGTGCCTATGTGGTGGTGGGCTGCTTTGTGGTCGGCATGCTGCTGACGCCGCCGGATGTGATCTCACAAAGCTTGCTGGCGCTGCCGATGTGGCTGCTGTTCGAACTGGGCATCCTGCTCGGCCGGGTGGTCGTACGCAAACCGGCCGAAAATGAAGACGAGGCTGAGGAGCCGGAGCACTAA